A section of the Parasteatoda tepidariorum isolate YZ-2023 chromosome 6, CAS_Ptep_4.0, whole genome shotgun sequence genome encodes:
- the LOC107449301 gene encoding SH3 domain-containing protein 21: protein MKAMVVFFVILVVIAVVESSPYPQEIPAVPGSDSIPGADKIPKADELTKVPDADTLPGKDTMDKIPGKDKIPSADDMPGKDMADKARASAEATAAVAIALIPKV from the coding sequence GTTGTTTTCTTTGTTATCTTGGTAGTAATTGCTGTTGTGGAAAGCTCCCCTTACCCTCAGGAAATTCCTGCTGTTCCTGGTTCGGATAGCATTCCCGGAGCTGATAAAATTCCCAAGGCAGATGAACTAACCAAAGTGCCAGACGCGGATACACTACCAGGAAAAGATACCATGGATAAGATTCCAGGAAAAGATAAAATTCCGAGTGCAGATGATATGCCAGGAAAAGACATGGCTGACAAAGCAAGAGCATCAGCTGAAGCAACTGCTGCAGTTGCAATTGCTTTAATCCCAAAAGTCT